Proteins found in one Terribacillus sp. DMT04 genomic segment:
- a CDS encoding VOC family protein: MSDGGGVYIFYQQPPQTYIGQVKLRVTDLNRSIDYFTKVIGLQVMEEGIGKAALGSGANILLYLEEGKELKRKPDRHAGLYHFALLLPSRKDLANVVKFYVQHRVAFGASDHGVSEAIYLNDPDGNGIEIYADKTDSSWNWVNGEIQMTTDPLDGENLLKEASDTEWAGLPEGTVIGHIHLYMRHIGEAAAFYNNVLGFETVVSGYPGALFVSTGRYHHHIGLNTWHGANAPSISIDEAGMDWFTIVYPDEDARKKAIERAKAAGLDVKLNQNRYSLQDPVGSTVKLTVQ; the protein is encoded by the coding sequence GTGAGTGATGGAGGGGGAGTTTATATCTTTTATCAACAACCGCCGCAAACTTATATTGGTCAAGTGAAATTACGTGTAACAGATCTCAATCGATCTATCGACTATTTTACAAAAGTAATCGGCTTACAAGTAATGGAAGAGGGAATTGGCAAAGCTGCGCTTGGTTCAGGTGCCAATATTTTGTTATATCTTGAAGAAGGCAAAGAGCTTAAGCGAAAGCCAGATCGGCATGCTGGTCTGTATCATTTTGCATTGCTGCTGCCATCCAGAAAAGATTTAGCAAATGTAGTTAAATTTTATGTGCAACACCGGGTAGCATTCGGAGCTTCTGATCATGGGGTTAGTGAAGCAATATATTTAAATGACCCCGATGGAAATGGCATCGAAATATATGCAGATAAGACAGATTCAAGCTGGAATTGGGTAAATGGAGAAATTCAAATGACAACTGACCCGCTTGATGGGGAGAACTTACTAAAAGAAGCTTCCGATACGGAATGGGCAGGTCTTCCGGAAGGGACTGTCATTGGTCATATTCACTTGTATATGCGGCATATCGGTGAAGCGGCAGCATTCTATAACAATGTATTAGGCTTTGAGACGGTTGTTTCAGGATATCCAGGCGCTTTATTTGTCTCCACAGGTCGTTATCATCATCATATTGGACTCAATACGTGGCATGGAGCAAATGCACCTTCTATAAGTATAGATGAAGCAGGCATGGATTGGTTTACAATCGTCTATCCAGATGAAGACGCCCGTAAGAAGGCAATAGAAAGAGCAAAAGCAGCAGGTTTGGACGTGAAACTGAATCAAAACAGGTACTCACTCCAGGACCCGGTCGGTTCAACGGTAAAACTGACAGTACAGTAA
- a CDS encoding NupC/NupG family nucleoside CNT transporter produces MSYIIGIIGLFVFMGLAWIASSNRKMVKIRPIIIMIVLQLVFGYILLNTGAGNVLVGSISKGFNQLLVYAAEGISFVFGGLVNPEESTFFMNVLLPIVFISALIGILQYWRILPFLIKFIGIALSKVNGLGKLESYNAVASAVLGQSEVFISLKKQLGLLPRHRLYTLCASAMSTVSMSIVGSYMTMLEPRYVVTALVLNLFGGFIIALLINPYDVDPEQDMIEEEKGEKQTFFEMLGEYIMDGFKVAVVVAAMLIGFVALIAMINGVFDAIFGINFQELLGYVFAPFAFLMGVPWSQAIDAGSIMATKMVSNEFVAMQTLDSGVYELSGRVTAIVSVFLVSFANFSSIGIIAGAVKGLNEKQGNTVAKFGLKLLYGATLVSFLSATIVGLLY; encoded by the coding sequence ATGAGTTACATTATCGGTATCATTGGTTTATTCGTGTTTATGGGATTAGCATGGATTGCTAGTTCAAATAGAAAAATGGTGAAGATTCGCCCGATTATTATCATGATTGTGCTGCAGCTTGTATTCGGTTACATCCTCTTGAATACAGGAGCGGGCAACGTGTTGGTAGGAAGTATATCTAAAGGGTTTAATCAGCTGCTCGTTTATGCAGCAGAAGGAATCTCCTTTGTTTTTGGCGGACTGGTGAATCCTGAAGAATCTACTTTCTTTATGAATGTGCTGCTTCCAATTGTTTTCATTTCTGCTTTAATCGGTATTTTGCAATACTGGCGCATTTTACCTTTCCTTATTAAATTTATCGGAATTGCACTTAGTAAGGTGAACGGTCTTGGGAAGCTCGAGTCTTATAACGCAGTGGCATCGGCAGTACTTGGACAATCCGAAGTATTTATCTCTCTGAAGAAACAGCTTGGCTTACTGCCGCGTCACCGTTTGTATACACTTTGTGCATCTGCAATGTCTACTGTGTCGATGTCGATTGTCGGCTCTTATATGACAATGCTTGAACCGCGTTATGTTGTAACAGCACTTGTCTTGAACTTGTTTGGCGGATTTATCATTGCCTTACTTATTAATCCTTATGATGTTGACCCAGAACAAGACATGATTGAAGAGGAAAAAGGTGAAAAACAAACCTTTTTCGAAATGCTTGGGGAATATATTATGGATGGTTTCAAAGTCGCAGTAGTCGTTGCGGCAATGCTAATTGGTTTTGTAGCTTTGATTGCCATGATTAACGGCGTCTTCGATGCTATATTCGGAATTAACTTCCAAGAACTGCTTGGGTACGTCTTTGCGCCATTTGCCTTCTTAATGGGTGTTCCTTGGTCGCAAGCAATCGATGCAGGAAGTATTATGGCTACTAAAATGGTATCAAATGAATTTGTTGCAATGCAGACGCTAGACAGCGGCGTTTACGAGTTAAGCGGTCGCGTTACAGCAATTGTGTCTGTATTCCTCGTTTCGTTTGCGAACTTCTCTTCCATTGGTATTATTGCTGGTGCGGTGAAAGGTCTGAACGAAAAACAAGGAAATACGGTAGCGAAGTTTGGCCTGAAACTTCTATACGGAGCAACCTTGGTCAGCTTCTTATCTGCAACGATTGTTGGATTGTTATATTGA
- a CDS encoding aldose 1-epimerase family protein, which produces MICIENDLLKVEVAELGAEVRSVIHKDTKISYMWNGDAAYWGRVSPVLFPIVGRLKNNQYKAEGNRYELSQHGFLRDAAFKVSHTTKSAVTFTLESNGSFKEIYPYEFRVEIAYQLDNDKLSVEWRVTNLEQAKTMYFSIGAHPAFRLPLLSGEETADYKLQLKPVQHKQVTAYELVDGLIRESGQPTELPVMTVNAHLFENDALVYDHIEEVHLQSDNGNGVAVTMSGFPFVGIWSKYDKTEKTMAPFICIEPWFGIADTVEATGELSEKAGVQQLQPRSDFHSVYTMTFY; this is translated from the coding sequence ATGATCTGTATAGAGAATGATTTGCTGAAGGTGGAAGTAGCTGAATTAGGTGCAGAAGTGCGCAGTGTTATACATAAGGACACGAAGATCTCGTATATGTGGAACGGAGACGCCGCCTATTGGGGCCGTGTGTCACCCGTTTTATTCCCGATTGTCGGACGTTTGAAGAATAATCAATATAAAGCGGAAGGCAATAGATACGAACTTTCGCAGCACGGTTTTCTGCGTGATGCCGCATTTAAAGTATCACATACGACTAAATCTGCTGTTACATTCACTCTGGAATCCAATGGGAGCTTCAAAGAGATTTACCCTTATGAATTTCGAGTCGAGATTGCTTATCAGCTGGATAATGACAAGCTTTCCGTGGAGTGGAGAGTAACCAATTTGGAACAAGCGAAAACGATGTATTTCTCTATTGGTGCTCATCCCGCATTTCGGCTTCCGCTTCTATCGGGCGAAGAAACAGCAGACTATAAGCTTCAATTGAAACCTGTGCAACACAAACAAGTAACCGCTTATGAACTAGTTGACGGTTTAATCCGGGAAAGTGGCCAGCCAACAGAACTGCCGGTGATGACTGTAAATGCGCATCTGTTTGAAAACGATGCACTTGTGTATGACCATATTGAAGAAGTTCATCTTCAATCAGACAATGGTAATGGCGTAGCAGTTACGATGTCTGGTTTTCCTTTTGTCGGTATCTGGTCAAAATACGACAAAACAGAAAAAACGATGGCACCTTTTATCTGTATAGAACCATGGTTCGGAATAGCAGATACAGTGGAGGCAACGGGAGAGCTTTCAGAGAAGGCGGGCGTTCAGCAACTTCAGCCGAGAAGTGATTTCCATTCTGTTTACACGATGACGTTCTATTAA